One segment of Paenibacillus pabuli DNA contains the following:
- a CDS encoding ABC transporter ATP-binding protein, protein MNEEQVLSIEGLRMRYNGRYVLNGIDLEVKRGEMIGYIGPNGAGKSTTVKILLGLVEGYVGKVHIFGKDIADGDTEYKRRIGYVPEVAELYEQLTPAEYLTFIGELYGLSYEDADYKAKQLMDCFGLERSYHSRIASFSKGMRQKVLLISALLHDPDLLFLDEPLSGLDANSVMVVKEILSQLSAKGTTIFYSSHIMDVVEKISSRIILIAEGRVMADGTFRELQQQSMEGTLEEVFNQLTGFNEHKAIAERFVSIVQEVY, encoded by the coding sequence GTGAACGAAGAACAAGTACTTTCCATTGAAGGCTTGCGGATGCGTTATAACGGACGTTATGTCCTGAACGGAATTGATCTTGAGGTGAAGCGGGGAGAGATGATCGGGTACATCGGTCCGAATGGAGCCGGCAAAAGCACCACGGTCAAGATCCTGCTGGGACTGGTTGAAGGATATGTGGGCAAGGTTCACATCTTTGGCAAGGATATCGCGGATGGGGATACGGAATATAAACGCAGAATCGGTTATGTACCTGAAGTGGCAGAGCTGTACGAACAACTGACGCCAGCAGAATACCTGACATTCATTGGAGAACTGTACGGTTTGTCTTATGAGGATGCCGATTACAAGGCGAAGCAGCTGATGGATTGCTTTGGACTCGAGAGATCCTATCATTCCCGCATTGCCTCGTTCTCGAAGGGGATGCGCCAGAAAGTGCTGCTCATCTCGGCATTGCTGCATGATCCGGATCTGTTGTTTTTGGATGAACCACTCAGTGGACTGGATGCCAACAGCGTGATGGTGGTCAAGGAAATTTTGTCACAGCTGTCGGCCAAAGGTACAACCATCTTCTATTCCTCACACATCATGGACGTGGTCGAGAAAATTAGCAGCCGGATCATCCTGATTGCGGAAGGAAGAGTGATGGCAGACGGGACATTCAGGGAGTTGCAGCAGCAGTCCATGGAAGGCACACTTGAAGAGGTGTTTAACCAATTAACGGGCTTTAATGAGCATAAGGCGATTGCCGAACGCTTTGTATCGATTGTGCAGGAGGTGTATTGA
- a CDS encoding Leu/Phe/Val dehydrogenase, protein MLLWQEMEREGLEELVFCHDPHSGLRAVIAIHSTVLGPALGGCRYWAYASEEEAVRDAIKLAKGMTYKNAVSNLPYGGGKAVVWELPSAKAAKPDTDSGNGRHTAEDSIAVESGVEPSGSNNLNRNVSQRAHIFRTLGRFLERLNGRYVTGLDLGTTAADMDQIRLETTYVTDTTGSLGAQNDFTAEMTAYGVYTGIVTSLHHQGVTSLQSIPVAVQGLGKVGHALCRHLHAAGARLIVADVVPERVQRALVQFSGATLADPAHIHAADCKVFAPCALGGVLTPATVEELRCSIVAGAANNQLSHRERVVRRMQARGILYAPDYVLNAGGIISTAYELEGAGPDQIRQRVAEIAGTLTQVYQRADASGISTADAADRMAEARLAQP, encoded by the coding sequence ATGCTGTTATGGCAGGAGATGGAGCGTGAAGGCCTCGAAGAACTCGTATTTTGTCATGATCCGCATAGTGGACTGCGAGCTGTCATTGCCATCCACAGCACCGTACTCGGGCCAGCACTGGGAGGATGCCGCTACTGGGCGTATGCTTCGGAGGAAGAAGCCGTTCGCGATGCGATCAAGCTGGCCAAAGGCATGACCTACAAAAATGCGGTTTCCAACCTGCCGTATGGCGGCGGAAAAGCCGTGGTCTGGGAGTTGCCTTCGGCAAAGGCCGCTAAGCCGGACACCGACAGTGGAAATGGAAGACATACTGCTGAAGATTCAATAGCGGTAGAATCGGGAGTTGAGCCGTCCGGCAGTAACAACTTGAACCGGAATGTCTCTCAACGTGCGCATATCTTCCGCACACTGGGACGCTTCCTGGAACGATTGAATGGACGCTATGTTACAGGTCTTGATCTGGGCACTACGGCAGCGGATATGGATCAGATCCGATTGGAGACCACCTATGTGACGGATACAACCGGGTCACTGGGGGCGCAAAATGACTTCACAGCCGAGATGACCGCCTATGGCGTGTATACAGGCATTGTGACCTCGCTGCACCACCAGGGGGTCACTTCCCTTCAGAGCATTCCCGTTGCCGTCCAGGGACTGGGCAAGGTTGGGCATGCCCTGTGCCGTCACCTGCATGCAGCCGGGGCACGGCTCATTGTGGCAGACGTTGTACCGGAACGTGTACAACGTGCCCTTGTGCAGTTCAGCGGCGCTACTCTGGCCGATCCGGCCCATATTCACGCCGCTGACTGCAAGGTGTTCGCCCCCTGTGCCCTAGGGGGCGTGTTGACCCCGGCAACGGTGGAGGAGCTTCGCTGCTCCATCGTTGCCGGGGCGGCGAACAACCAGCTCAGCCACCGGGAGCGGGTTGTTCGCCGCATGCAGGCGCGGGGCATTCTGTACGCGCCTGACTATGTGCTTAACGCAGGCGGCATCATCAGCACCGCCTACGAGCTGGAGGGTGCAGGGCCGGACCAGATCCGCCAGCGGGTGGCGGAAATTGCGGGTACTCTCACCCAGGTCTACCAAAGAGCTGATGCATCAGGCATCTCCACCGCTGATGCAGCAGACCGGATGGCTGAGGCCAGACTTGCTCAGCCATGA
- a CDS encoding glycoside hydrolase family 130 protein translates to MIHPKYKELLEQQELLLTRQNEIDPSFYNGVYDRYRYPVITRHHVPLHWRFDLDETTNPHFMERLGINATLNPGAIYFNGKYVMVIRTEGLDRKSFFALAESDNGIDGFRFTGKPLVWEDIDAEETNQYDMRLVQHEDGWIYGIYCSERKDPEAPAFDTSSAVAQAGLVRTRDLVSWERLPNITTSSPQQRNVVLHPEFVDGQYAFYTRPQDGFISTGSGGGIAFGLCSDILNPVIAEETIIDERKYHTVYEVKNGQGPAPLKTDRGWIHIAHGVRNTAAGLRYVLYTFATDLNDPARIIAKPGGHFIAPYDDERVGDVSNVIFCNGAVVNEQGKVFIYYASSDTRCHVATTTLDQLVDYTFNTPADPYRSLDCANQRGDLIERNEKLLQNQMA, encoded by the coding sequence ATGATACACCCAAAGTACAAGGAATTATTGGAGCAACAGGAACTGCTGCTTACACGCCAAAATGAAATCGATCCTTCATTCTACAACGGCGTTTACGATCGGTATCGTTATCCGGTGATTACTCGCCATCATGTGCCGCTTCATTGGAGATTTGATCTGGATGAAACGACCAACCCTCATTTTATGGAGCGTCTAGGCATTAACGCTACGCTTAATCCGGGGGCCATTTACTTCAATGGCAAATACGTGATGGTCATCCGAACCGAGGGACTGGACCGCAAATCATTCTTTGCTCTGGCTGAGAGTGACAACGGCATCGACGGATTCCGCTTCACAGGCAAGCCATTAGTGTGGGAAGACATCGATGCCGAAGAGACTAATCAGTATGATATGCGATTGGTTCAGCATGAAGATGGCTGGATCTACGGCATCTACTGCTCTGAGCGCAAAGATCCGGAAGCTCCGGCGTTCGATACGTCAAGCGCGGTGGCTCAGGCAGGACTTGTGCGCACACGCGATCTGGTTAGCTGGGAGCGTCTGCCCAACATTACCACAAGTTCACCACAACAGCGGAACGTCGTGCTGCACCCGGAGTTTGTAGATGGTCAATATGCATTCTACACACGTCCGCAGGACGGATTCATCTCCACCGGCAGCGGCGGCGGGATCGCCTTCGGTCTGTGCAGTGACATTCTGAATCCGGTCATTGCAGAAGAAACCATTATCGATGAACGCAAATACCATACCGTATACGAAGTGAAAAATGGTCAGGGCCCTGCACCGCTCAAGACGGATCGCGGCTGGATTCACATTGCCCATGGGGTACGCAACACGGCGGCGGGTTTGCGTTATGTACTATACACATTCGCCACGGATTTGAATGATCCGGCACGAATTATCGCCAAGCCGGGCGGGCACTTCATTGCGCCTTATGACGACGAGCGTGTAGGCGATGTGTCCAATGTTATTTTCTGCAACGGTGCGGTAGTCAATGAACAGGGCAAGGTCTTCATCTATTACGCATCCAGCGATACCCGCTGTCATGTGGCCACAACGACGCTTGATCAACTGGTTGATTACACCTTCAATACCCCGGCCGATCCGTATCGTTCCTTGGATTGTGCCAACCAGCGTGGTGACCTGATTGAGCGGAATGAGAAGCTTTTGCAAAACCAAATGGCTTAG
- a CDS encoding PepSY domain-containing protein, whose protein sequence is MENSQRPPEMKREQQQPKGSSRRPLWWGAGIVAVLLVVIVGWWQPWQSSRVMLSADAAAQAVLEQYPGEIVNSTLKDGTYIMQLRSETGLYDVQLDAETATVNAIKRLESNPQAEEKTLLSREQIKTELRKQTDEQLVSLELVEQQGNPVYLAVLKMKDNRREQWTVDPYNGEKQSSQTLDAPASEPAKEDDTPQFLSEKEAEQKALARVPGEVDDTELRGTNSGNPYYLVEIDLEDGREAIVQVNAISGAIRSVTWDEDEED, encoded by the coding sequence TTGGAAAATTCACAGAGACCACCGGAAATGAAACGGGAACAGCAGCAGCCGAAAGGAAGTTCAAGGCGACCGCTATGGTGGGGAGCTGGTATTGTGGCTGTGCTGCTTGTCGTAATTGTAGGCTGGTGGCAACCATGGCAATCAAGCCGTGTGATGCTGAGTGCAGATGCAGCCGCTCAGGCAGTTTTGGAACAATACCCTGGAGAAATTGTAAATTCCACATTGAAGGACGGCACGTACATCATGCAGCTTCGATCCGAAACGGGGCTATATGATGTACAGCTGGATGCAGAAACGGCTACAGTCAATGCCATTAAACGGCTGGAATCCAATCCTCAAGCGGAAGAAAAAACACTGCTCAGTCGAGAGCAGATCAAGACAGAGTTACGCAAGCAAACCGATGAGCAGCTGGTATCACTGGAACTGGTGGAACAGCAGGGAAATCCGGTGTACCTGGCCGTATTGAAAATGAAGGATAATCGCCGTGAGCAGTGGACGGTTGATCCATATAACGGGGAGAAGCAATCTTCCCAAACGTTGGATGCACCAGCCTCGGAACCGGCAAAAGAGGACGATACCCCACAGTTTCTGAGTGAGAAGGAAGCTGAGCAAAAAGCACTTGCCAGAGTTCCCGGGGAAGTGGATGACACCGAGCTCCGGGGCACGAATAGTGGGAATCCCTATTATTTGGTGGAGATTGATCTGGAGGATGGCAGGGAAGCTATCGTGCAGGTGAACGCTATATCCGGAGCAATCCGGTCCGTGACCTGGGATGAAGACGAAGAGGATTAA
- a CDS encoding substrate-binding domain-containing protein, which produces MRDIADKLGVSSVTVSKALNDKDGVSGELKEKIKVLAVQMGYRYNAAARSMKEGLTHNIGVIIPERFTGPTQSFYVRVFQRITKHLEDQGYYGILHILNGQDEEELTLPKLYSDSKVDGFIVLGQVSKEYIELVQSMDVPKMFLDFYDEHSDIDSVVTDNFYAAYELTNVLIQQGHRRIAYVGNLYSTSSIQDRFLGYYKSLLEHRLPMNQDLVLNDRDERGTFIEIDLPEQLPTAFVCNCDQVAHLLVQKLTSLGIQVPAQCSVVGFDNDIYATLSDPQLTTVEVDVEQMARTAVQSMLKKIDNPSRSFGRVHVKGNIIYRDSVSAAPASSDH; this is translated from the coding sequence ATGCGGGATATCGCCGACAAGCTCGGAGTTAGCAGTGTGACGGTCTCGAAGGCATTAAATGACAAAGATGGCGTCAGTGGCGAATTGAAGGAAAAAATTAAAGTTCTTGCCGTCCAGATGGGTTACCGGTACAATGCCGCGGCCCGCTCGATGAAGGAAGGCCTGACTCATAATATTGGCGTTATTATCCCGGAACGTTTTACCGGACCTACACAATCGTTCTACGTTCGTGTGTTTCAGCGCATCACCAAGCATTTGGAGGACCAGGGGTACTATGGTATTCTCCATATTTTGAACGGTCAGGACGAAGAGGAATTAACACTGCCCAAACTATACAGCGACAGCAAAGTGGATGGTTTCATTGTGCTTGGGCAGGTCAGCAAAGAGTATATCGAGCTGGTACAATCGATGGACGTTCCCAAAATGTTTCTCGATTTCTACGACGAGCACTCTGATATCGATTCGGTCGTTACCGATAACTTTTACGCTGCTTACGAGCTGACCAATGTTCTGATCCAGCAGGGACACCGCCGAATTGCTTATGTGGGGAATCTGTACTCTACAAGCAGCATTCAGGATCGATTCCTCGGATATTACAAATCATTGCTGGAGCATCGGTTGCCGATGAATCAGGATCTTGTGCTTAACGACCGTGATGAGCGAGGTACGTTTATTGAGATCGATCTGCCAGAGCAGCTGCCGACCGCTTTTGTATGCAACTGTGATCAGGTCGCTCATTTGCTCGTTCAGAAATTGACCTCGTTGGGGATACAGGTACCTGCACAATGCTCCGTGGTTGGGTTCGATAACGATATCTATGCGACCCTCTCCGATCCTCAATTAACCACGGTTGAAGTCGATGTGGAGCAGATGGCGCGCACGGCGGTTCAATCCATGCTCAAAAAGATTGATAACCCAAGTCGCAGCTTCGGCCGAGTGCATGTGAAAGGCAATATCATTTACCGTGATTCGGTGAGTGCTGCGCCTGCCTCCTCGGATCATTGA
- a CDS encoding PepSY domain-containing protein, translating to MMMNKHKLWIGSISAAVLLGGSAVAASSSVNGQSVQTTPTSTSQSVTQDQGSTGKLLTGAQAKAAALKAAEGKVDDIDLERRNGQTYYEVEIDRKGSNDVVVRLDAYTGKILAVVDDEDYDDDDDYNYNGSATSNSSNQSAAKQVKLTEAQASAIALKQVTGGKVTEIELDHDDGRYVYEIEIRTADGEADVDVDANTGKVLSFDQDFDDED from the coding sequence ATGATGATGAACAAACACAAACTATGGATTGGCAGTATTTCGGCAGCGGTACTTCTTGGAGGATCGGCGGTAGCGGCAAGCAGCAGTGTAAACGGACAGTCCGTACAAACGACGCCAACATCGACCTCACAGTCGGTCACACAAGATCAGGGCAGCACTGGTAAATTGCTGACTGGAGCGCAAGCCAAAGCAGCAGCATTAAAAGCAGCTGAGGGTAAAGTGGATGACATCGATCTGGAGCGCAGAAACGGCCAAACCTACTACGAAGTTGAAATCGACCGAAAAGGAAGCAATGACGTGGTGGTTCGTCTGGATGCCTATACAGGCAAGATCCTGGCAGTCGTAGATGATGAAGACTATGACGACGATGATGACTATAATTACAATGGCTCTGCCACAAGTAATTCTTCCAACCAATCAGCTGCGAAACAGGTTAAACTGACAGAAGCACAAGCCTCTGCCATTGCCCTGAAACAGGTGACAGGTGGAAAAGTAACCGAAATTGAACTCGACCATGATGACGGACGTTATGTCTATGAGATCGAGATCAGAACCGCGGATGGCGAAGCTGATGTTGATGTGGATGCCAATACAGGTAAAGTGCTGTCCTTTGACCAGGATTTTGACGACGAGGATTAA
- a CDS encoding DUF2179 domain-containing protein, with the protein MLNILLFIFLIQIVYVSAYTLRMILTLKGQKYIAALISMGEIVIYVLGLNLVLKYLTQPSALIVYAVGYGLGVLLGAWIEEKIALGYVTVKVICNQMGGNVANALRDKGYGVTAWVGSGRDGDRLVMEILAKRKNQKLLYQTILELDPKAFVITVEPKQFHGGFWTRSIKK; encoded by the coding sequence TTGCTTAACATATTGTTATTTATCTTTTTGATCCAAATCGTCTATGTGTCGGCCTATACACTGCGAATGATTCTGACGCTCAAAGGACAGAAATACATCGCTGCGCTCATCAGCATGGGCGAGATCGTCATTTATGTGCTGGGGCTGAATCTGGTCCTCAAGTATTTGACTCAACCATCCGCACTGATCGTTTATGCCGTAGGCTACGGCCTGGGTGTACTGCTGGGTGCCTGGATCGAAGAGAAAATTGCGCTCGGTTACGTTACGGTTAAAGTGATCTGTAATCAGATGGGCGGGAATGTGGCCAATGCACTGAGGGATAAAGGGTACGGTGTCACCGCATGGGTGGGCAGTGGACGTGACGGAGATCGTTTGGTCATGGAGATTCTGGCAAAACGAAAAAACCAGAAATTGCTCTACCAGACCATTCTGGAACTGGACCCGAAAGCATTCGTTATCACGGTTGAACCGAAGCAGTTCCATGGCGGGTTCTGGACACGCTCCATCAAGAAATAG